The Blastocatellia bacterium genome includes a window with the following:
- the dcd gene encoding dCTP deaminase, translating into MSVKSDRWIRRMCAEYGMIRPYEERLIRQVNDRRIISAGVSSYGYDMRLAKDGFHVFSPIKGREIDPKNFDNSSLIDSPLRTAEDGSQYWLLPPLSYALGVTVETFNIPRNVIGLCFGKSTYARSGLIVNATPLEPTWRGRLVLEISNSADLPVRIYAEEGIAQVIFFESDELCEIAYEDRQGKYQDQAGLVTAKV; encoded by the coding sequence ATGAGCGTGAAATCTGACCGATGGATTCGCCGTATGTGCGCTGAGTATGGCATGATTCGGCCTTATGAAGAACGCCTGATCCGCCAAGTCAACGACCGCCGTATCATCAGCGCCGGCGTCTCCAGCTACGGCTATGACATGCGCCTGGCCAAAGACGGCTTTCATGTTTTCTCGCCGATCAAAGGCAGAGAGATTGATCCGAAAAATTTCGACAATTCGAGCCTCATTGACTCGCCGCTGCGCACGGCAGAAGACGGCTCACAGTATTGGCTATTGCCGCCACTCTCTTACGCGCTGGGCGTGACCGTCGAGACGTTTAACATTCCGCGCAACGTGATAGGACTTTGCTTTGGTAAAAGCACCTACGCGCGCTCCGGTTTGATCGTCAACGCGACGCCGCTCGAACCCACGTGGCGCGGGCGACTGGTGCTGGAAATCTCCAACTCGGCGGACTTGCCCGTGCGCATTTATGCTGAAGAAGGCATCGCGCAGGTGATCTTCTTCGAGAGCGATGAGCTCTGTGAGATTGCTTACGAAGATCGCCAGGGCAAATATCAAGATCAGGCTGGCTTGGTCACGGCCAAAGTGTGA